The following proteins are co-located in the Castanea sativa cultivar Marrone di Chiusa Pesio chromosome 8, ASM4071231v1 genome:
- the LOC142605961 gene encoding uncharacterized protein LOC142605961, whose translation MIDAASGGALVDKTPEATRNLIENMAANSQQFGTRLDPSCKHVNEVNISSLEQQIASLTSLVHQMAIGNMQTVQACGICSVVGHPTDMCPTLQEKPIEQLIVALAESRKDEQNKDLYETFCRCEVNIPFLDAIKQVACYDKFLKELCTIKRKQKLKGCKKVRVGENVSAIIQRKLPTKCKDPVENGLVQVNDLVFPTDFFVLDLENGDQTTPILLGRPFLKTSKIEIDVHSGTLTMEFDGEIVKFNIYDAMKYRNDDNPVYSIDVIDSLAHEVFELDGKDGMEVAISKHLEKENEELALSTDL comes from the exons ATGATTGATGCAGCTAGTGGAGGAGCTTTGGTGGATAAAACTCCTGAGGCCACGAGAAACTTGATTGAAAATATGGCAGCCAATTCTCAACAATTTGGCACTAGGCTTGACCCTTCATGTAAGCATGTTAATGAGGTAAACATCTCCTCCCTTGAACAACAAATTGCGAGTCTAACTTCTCTTGTTCATCAAATGGCTATAGGTAATATGCAAACGGTGCAGGCTTGTGGGATTTGTTCGGTAGTAGGACATCCAACCGATATGTGCCCAACTCTTCAAGAGAAGCCCATTGAGCAACTGATTGTG GCTTTAGCAGAATCTAGAAAAGATGAGCAAAATAAAGATTTATATGAGACTTTTTGTAGATGCGAGGTAAATATTCCATTTTTAGATGCTATTAAACAAGTGGCTTGTTATGATAAATTTCTGAAAGAACTATGTACAATTAAGAGGAAACAGAAACTTAAAGGATGTAAGAAGGTGAGAGTAGGGGAGAATGTTTCTGCAATTATTCAAAGAAAACTCCCTACAAAGTGCAAAGATCCAG TTGAGAATGGTCTTGTGCAAGTTAATGATTTGGTTTTCCCTACTGATTTCTTTGTGCTTGATTTGGAGAATGGTGATCAAACTACTCCTATTTTGTTAGGAAGACCATTCTTAAAGACATCCAAGATTGAGATAGATGTTCATAGTGGCACACTTACCATGGAGTTTGATGGTGAAATTGTTAAGTTTAATATTTATGATGCCATGAAATATCGTAATGATGATAATCCTGTTTATTCAATTGATGTGATTGATTCTTTAGCACATGAAGTTTTTGAACTTGATGGAAAAGATGGAATGGAAGTTGCCATTAGTAAGCATCTTGAGAAAGAGAATGAGGAGTTAGCCTTGAGTACTGATTTGTAG
- the LOC142605962 gene encoding uncharacterized protein LOC142605962: protein MGMDESGEHRKLQLQELKEIRNDAYESARIYKEKTKVSCVLVGLDLLLLVVTNVFPHGAEIQNLATSKVFKVNGHRLKPFYEGFQVENVAKLDLENSIYTD, encoded by the exons ATGGGGATGGATGAAAGCGGAGAACATAGGAAGTTGCAACTACAAGAGTTAAAGGAAATTCGCAATGATGCCTATGAGAGTGCAAGGATTTACAAGGAAAAAACGAAG GTAAGTTGCGTTCTCGTTGGATTGGACCTTTTGTTGTTAGTTGTTACTAATGTTTTTCCCCATGGTgcagaaattcaaaatttagcaaCTTCCAAAGTGTTCAAGGTGAATGGCCATAGACTTAAGCCTTTCTATGAAGGTTTCCAAGTAGAGAATGTGGCAAAATTGGACCTTGAGAATTCAATCTATACTGATTGA